The following DNA comes from Pedosphaera parvula Ellin514.
CATGTTCCTTGGGGCAGTCGCGGAAGCGGGGACGTGGACCGCGCTGACGCATGCGCCACCGGCCGGTCTTAACAACGCCCTTCTGTTGGGCGATGGGACGGTGATGTGCGGAGACGGCGGCAAGAATTGGTATCGGCTGACACCGGATATTCATGGCAGCTACATCAGCGGGACGTGGACCACCATGGCGTCAATGCGCGACACCCGCCTGTTCTATGCATCGCAAGTCCTGACCAACGGCAATGTTTTTGTCTGCGGCGGCGAGTACGGCACGGGCAGGGGAAGGGCGGAAGTATACAATCCGTTGGCAAATTCCTGGACCTCGACCCCGCTTCCAGGGATTGGTTACTCGGATGCGGAATCGAAGATGCTGCCCAACGGAAATGTTGTACTGGAGCATAGCGTTTATAGCGTTGCCAGCAATAGTTGGATTTCGGTCAACGCCCTGCGGGGCCAAGGGGAAGCCTGCTGGGTCAAACTCCCGGACGACAGCATCCTGACAGTGGATGGCGGGGCGAACACCGCATCACGCTTCATTCCCGCGCAAAACAAATGGATTTCAGACACAACCTGTCCGGTGGCACTTTACGGCTATGGTTTTGAGGAGGGGGCGACGCATTTGCTGCCAAATGGCAAGGTGTTTTTCATCGGCGGCACGGTCAATACGGCAATTTACACCCCGAGCGGCAGCACTGCTGCCGGTACCTGGGCGGCTGGTCCCACGATGATGTTCGGAACGAATGCGCTGGGGGCGGTTGACGCGCCATCTGCCCTGATGGTGAACGGCAGGGTGCTTTGTGCGCTTGGTCCCACGAATGGTTTTAATTCCCCAACTTATTTCTATGAGTACGACTACACGACCAACGGTTTCACGCAGGTGGATGGTCCGACCGGGCCGACCTACAACAACGCTCCGTTTGCGAGCGCCATGCTCGATCTGCCGGATGGAAACGTGCTGTTCATCGGGGGGCAGGGGAGCACCAAAGTTTACGTTTACGCGCCCGATGGCACACCGTTGACGAATGGATTGCCGGTCATCAGCAATATCACGGAAAATGTGGACGGCTCGTATCATCTTACCGGCACGGGGCTCAACGGCATCACCGGCGGTGCGTCGTACGGGGACGATTGGCAGATGGACAGCAACTATCCAGTGGTGCGAATGACCAATAGCGTTACCGGCAATGTTTATTATGCTCGAACCTACGGATGGAACAGCACCGGCGTGGCCACCGGCAATCGGGTGGTCACGACGGAATTTACACTGCCGGCTAATTTGACGTCTGGGACGTATTCGCTGGTGGTGACGGCCAACGGCAACAGTTCGGCACCCACGAATTTCACCTACGCGCCACTCAGCGCGCCGACCGGGCTGGTCGTGACGAACGGCTTGAATGCGCAGGTTGGTTTGTCGTGGAACGCGGTTTCAGGAGCGACCAGCTACAACCTGAAGCGTTACACGACCAGTGGCGGGCCGTATTATTCGCTGGCGGTCAACCTGACCGGTACGAATTACCAGGATGCGGGATTGGTGAACGGGACGGGGTATTTTTATGTGGTGTCGGCGGTGGGCAGCGGCGGGCCGAGTGCCAACTCCCCCCAGGTCATTGGCACGCCAGTGGGGCCACCGCCGATTCCTGCCGGGTTTAACGCTATGCCGGGCAACGGGCAGCTCACCTTGACGTGGACCGCCAGTTTTGGGGCGACGAGCTATAATTTGCAGCGGTCCACGACCAGCGGCGGCCCCTACACGACCGTGGCCAATCCGACTGGTACGACTTACATCAACGCCGGACTGGTGAACGGCACGACGTATTACTACGTGCTTTCCGCGGTGAATTCGCACGGTCCGAGCGCGAACAGCGGGCAGGTGAGCGCGGCCCCTTCGACCGTCGCCAATGGATTGATCGGTTACTGGAAGTTTGACGAGGGTTCGGGAATCAGCGCGGCTGATTCCTCCGGCAATAACAATGTGGGCACATTGGCAAACAGTCCAAGCTGGGTAGCTCCGGGCAAAGTCGGCCCGGCAGCGCTTCAGCTCAATGCCGCAAACTTGCAGATGGTTTCCGTTTCGGATGCGACCAGTCTCGACCCGACCAGCGGGCTTACGATCACCGCCTGGGTTAATGCCGCCAACTGGAGCGGGAACCGGCGGGTTCTGCAGAAGGGCGATGGTGACAATCAATACCGATTGCTGGCCGAAGGAGGCGTGTTCAAGTTTGACCTGAGCGGGGTCGGCACACTGACCACGACCTTGCCGGCCGTTAGCACGTGGGTTCACGTCGCCGGGACGTGGAATGGCACCACCATGGTGATTTACTACAACGGTGTGAGCAAGGCCAGCCTGGCGGCCAGTGGCACCAATGGGATCACAACCGATGCGCTGGCGATTGGCGCAAAAAATGGCAGCAGCGCCACTGGCGACTATTTCCTGGGCACACTGGACGATGTGCGCGTCTATAATCGCGGGTTGAGCGCTTCCGAAATTGCCGTGGTCATGGCGCCGCCGTTGGGAGTGCCGACGGGATTGACGACGACGCCCGGCAACGCGCAAGTGAGTCTGGCGTGGGCAGTCGGTGCGGGGGCAACCAGTTACCATGTGAAGCGTTCGACAACCAGCGGCGGGCCGTACACCATCGTGGCCAGTCCAACTGCGACCAGTTACCTTGATACGGGACTGGCCAACGCGACGATATATTACTATGTGGTTTCGGCGGTCAATGCCAGCGGTGAGGGCGCCAACTCCGTTGAAGCCAGCGCAACGCCTTTTGGGCCACCCATCGTTCTGACTGCGTCACCGACTGTGAACGGACAATTCAGCCTGCAATTTGCGGGAACGGATGGTCAGAATTACGTGGTCGAGACTTCCTCCAACCTGGTGAACTGGACCGCTGTTTACACCAACATGCAGAGCGGCGGTTCGTTCCTCTTCACCGATGCCAACGCGACCAATTTTACCAGCTTCTACCGCGTCCGACAGTGAACGAGTGTAATATGACCATCACGGATGACCATCACGGGGCGGCGGGATCGGCGAATTGGGCGCTTGCACTCGTTGATGACCTTATGGTATTGATGTTGTCGATGCTGGCAATCGCGTCTATTTTAGCTAAGAGCAACATTGCTCTGTTTGACGCAAGTTGTTGGTAATCAGATAGCCCACGTGGCGGAATTGGCAGACGCGCTAGATTCAGGTTTTTGTTCTGATCGTTTTCACCCGCTTCCTTCCCGTTTCATCCCATTGCAACGAAAGCATTGATTCTATTGATCAAAACGGCTGTTCCTGCGAAAAAGCAGCGCCTGCCTTGGGCGTTCGAAACAGAAGCCTTTCTAGCACCAGAACTAGCACAGCGTTTGAAAATTATCTTTTGTTGATTTGCAATAACTTAGGAAATTTCCTTCGAGCCATACTCATTTTGCCTAGAAACTAGCGCGTCCAATAAGAACTTAAAATCGGTTGTTTAGATCAGATGTTAATATTCCAGTGCTCCGATTAACATGGCTCACCTGTTCACGTAACATAGCAATTTCGCAAGGAAGTAAGTCCGATTCCGACCCTCGCCTCCAAGTCTTGAATGCTTGGGCTTCAATAGTTTTGGAGGGTTCGCGGGTTCCATTGCCAGAGAAAATCTCTGGCTGGTGATGATTCGTGCGTGTTCAGTGCAAGTGCGGCGCGAGTTCGCCCACTATCCTTTAACGCGCCAGGAGTTGATTGCTTTAGCCTCGTAGTGGATCAACTATGAAGTAGCGATTCTGGATTTACCGGCGAGACAACGGGATTTTTTATCTTCAGGACTCGGAGACGAACACGCTGGAGAGCCTGCGCACCCGCGATGAGGAGCAGGCCAGGAGCTTGCTCCACACCAAAAACGAGGCAGCCCGTCAACCGATCATGAACCGCCAGATGGCTCGGGTTTATCTCTAGGCGGCTGATCCAACCATCCAGAAACGAACTTTGGTCAATGTCTAGGTGGAGGCAATCGCCACCAACAAGCGGGAGACGACCTGGCGTTGATGGGAAAAATGCCACCAATTACCACCCTTTTAAATCGTTGATGCCGCTGGCGGTGGTTGAAACCCAGGCTGAACACTTCGGATGGAGTTCCGACGAACGTCTGCTCACGGCGTCTACATAATTTGTCCTGGATATGGGTTAGCTTCCCTGACGAGAAGCAACAAGGAAGCATCAAACGGAAAGGAATCCTGAGCGCCGGGCGTACTACAATTTGCTCTGGCATTTGAGTGCCTTCCAAACTGACTCAGAGCGATGCTGAAAGCTGAGGATGTGGATTGGAGAGATTGGGTGATTAGCTTTGATTGTCTTAAGACTCGTTGGCGCGGTGGCAAACCATCCCCCAGTTTCGGGGTATAGCCAGATCGTGTGGGCATCAAGTAGCATCTTTCACACCCATGAACCGAATAGCCCCAGCAAACATCTGGATATTATGACCATTAGAGCCGCTTCCTTATCACCCCGGATTGCGCCGATTTTCAGCCGTCACCGTTTTCCGGAGGATGCAAAATCGTCGCCCCCTTGTCAGAAAGATGTT
Coding sequences within:
- a CDS encoding LamG-like jellyroll fold domain-containing protein, yielding MLLIYMSLSLVLPGSDKRSCKFQTNVRATRKTTSGTATAFGVVCMLMFLGAVAEAGTWTALTHAPPAGLNNALLLGDGTVMCGDGGKNWYRLTPDIHGSYISGTWTTMASMRDTRLFYASQVLTNGNVFVCGGEYGTGRGRAEVYNPLANSWTSTPLPGIGYSDAESKMLPNGNVVLEHSVYSVASNSWISVNALRGQGEACWVKLPDDSILTVDGGANTASRFIPAQNKWISDTTCPVALYGYGFEEGATHLLPNGKVFFIGGTVNTAIYTPSGSTAAGTWAAGPTMMFGTNALGAVDAPSALMVNGRVLCALGPTNGFNSPTYFYEYDYTTNGFTQVDGPTGPTYNNAPFASAMLDLPDGNVLFIGGQGSTKVYVYAPDGTPLTNGLPVISNITENVDGSYHLTGTGLNGITGGASYGDDWQMDSNYPVVRMTNSVTGNVYYARTYGWNSTGVATGNRVVTTEFTLPANLTSGTYSLVVTANGNSSAPTNFTYAPLSAPTGLVVTNGLNAQVGLSWNAVSGATSYNLKRYTTSGGPYYSLAVNLTGTNYQDAGLVNGTGYFYVVSAVGSGGPSANSPQVIGTPVGPPPIPAGFNAMPGNGQLTLTWTASFGATSYNLQRSTTSGGPYTTVANPTGTTYINAGLVNGTTYYYVLSAVNSHGPSANSGQVSAAPSTVANGLIGYWKFDEGSGISAADSSGNNNVGTLANSPSWVAPGKVGPAALQLNAANLQMVSVSDATSLDPTSGLTITAWVNAANWSGNRRVLQKGDGDNQYRLLAEGGVFKFDLSGVGTLTTTLPAVSTWVHVAGTWNGTTMVIYYNGVSKASLAASGTNGITTDALAIGAKNGSSATGDYFLGTLDDVRVYNRGLSASEIAVVMAPPLGVPTGLTTTPGNAQVSLAWAVGAGATSYHVKRSTTSGGPYTIVASPTATSYLDTGLANATIYYYVVSAVNASGEGANSVEASATPFGPPIVLTASPTVNGQFSLQFAGTDGQNYVVETSSNLVNWTAVYTNMQSGGSFLFTDANATNFTSFYRVRQ